Proteins encoded by one window of Actinocorallia herbida:
- a CDS encoding WD40 repeat domain-containing serine/threonine protein kinase, producing the protein MRAERSAWFASGMEIAGRYRLVGQLGAGGFGEVWEAYDGLNACRAAVKFLFPHVAASDPIWLGKFHQEAKIGAGLRHPGITRVLDFGECVVERPGEIQARWQWYLVMEFLDGRNLAEEVFLHGGFQVPRLAEVGARVADALAAAHHGGVVHRDLKPANIMLLDGDRPKICDFGIAHLVQQVALHPTIGKRVIGSRPFMAPEQWRGEAIDARADLYALGGILYQLAVGEPPFRADVSEGYADQHLNREPVPPGVRRPDLPPALDRLILDLLTKDRDERAARVPDAERAAERLRAWDRVPDRGPRRRFASRSPKPAAQPLPRVPKPAARLPRVRFRGRGLVLAAAGATAVTAVAVTVLLTAADAAPDDARLTLSHALAKAAGETLASDPATAARLAATAWQVSPGTEARAALLASYNAPDQGDLSGEVGEAGEPLEIREPVISRDGSLLATATGPTVRLWNMDTRSELLPSLTGHTADVTGVALSPDGRLAATAGGDGTVRLWNATIREQSGGRLRFAADQVAFPDDDTLAALGGGRVAFWDVASRRAEGTLTIPESGFARMSRDGSVLAVLMAPGLLFAGDRVFGTEVALWDLRTRKPLGRVDAPDGVLLSPTFTADGGALIGRDERSRIVLWRIRDRGLTRTEIRAADRMAVGPDGTPIVTMPDAAIHLMDPDSGEVTAEFPDPDGSLSQDAAFTQDGTFMITSGVGPPTVWRLKPDPSPPSDSALVAFACTVGGAMTPDDWAGFAPDADRTLGADACA; encoded by the coding sequence ATGAGGGCGGAGCGCAGCGCGTGGTTCGCGTCCGGCATGGAGATAGCCGGTCGCTACCGACTCGTCGGGCAGCTCGGCGCCGGCGGATTCGGCGAGGTCTGGGAGGCGTACGACGGCCTCAACGCGTGCCGGGCCGCCGTCAAGTTCCTCTTCCCGCACGTCGCCGCGAGCGACCCGATCTGGCTCGGGAAGTTCCACCAGGAGGCCAAGATCGGCGCGGGGCTGCGGCATCCGGGCATCACCCGGGTGCTGGACTTCGGGGAGTGCGTCGTCGAGCGGCCGGGGGAGATCCAGGCACGCTGGCAGTGGTATCTCGTCATGGAGTTCCTCGACGGCAGGAACCTCGCGGAGGAGGTGTTCCTGCACGGCGGGTTTCAGGTTCCGCGGCTGGCAGAGGTGGGCGCGCGCGTCGCGGACGCGCTCGCCGCCGCCCACCACGGGGGCGTGGTGCACCGGGACCTGAAGCCCGCCAACATCATGCTGCTCGACGGCGACCGGCCGAAGATCTGCGATTTCGGCATCGCCCATCTGGTCCAGCAGGTCGCCCTGCACCCCACGATCGGCAAGAGGGTGATAGGAAGCCGGCCGTTCATGGCACCCGAGCAGTGGCGCGGCGAGGCGATCGACGCCCGCGCCGACCTGTACGCGCTCGGCGGCATCCTCTACCAGCTCGCCGTCGGGGAGCCGCCGTTCCGGGCGGACGTCAGCGAGGGGTACGCCGACCAGCACCTGAACCGCGAACCCGTGCCGCCCGGCGTCCGGCGCCCCGACCTTCCCCCGGCGCTCGACCGCCTCATCCTCGACCTGCTCACCAAGGACCGCGACGAACGCGCCGCCCGTGTGCCGGATGCCGAGAGGGCCGCCGAGCGGCTGCGGGCCTGGGACCGTGTGCCGGACCGCGGCCCTCGGCGCAGGTTCGCGTCCCGCTCGCCGAAGCCCGCGGCGCAGCCCCTTCCCCGCGTGCCGAAGCCCGCGGCGCGGCTTCCCCGGGTGCGCTTCCGGGGGCGCGGGCTCGTCCTCGCCGCGGCGGGCGCGACGGCGGTGACGGCCGTAGCGGTCACCGTCCTGCTGACGGCCGCCGACGCGGCCCCGGACGACGCCCGTCTCACGCTGTCCCATGCCCTCGCGAAGGCCGCAGGCGAGACACTGGCCTCCGACCCCGCCACCGCGGCCCGCCTTGCCGCCACGGCCTGGCAGGTCTCGCCCGGCACCGAGGCACGTGCCGCGCTACTCGCCTCCTACAACGCCCCCGACCAGGGGGATCTCTCCGGCGAGGTGGGTGAGGCGGGCGAACCGCTCGAGATCCGTGAACCCGTCATCAGCCGGGACGGTTCCCTCCTCGCCACCGCGACGGGGCCGACCGTCCGGCTCTGGAACATGGACACCCGGAGCGAACTCCTCCCCTCGCTCACCGGGCACACCGCCGACGTCACCGGAGTGGCGCTGAGCCCCGACGGCCGGCTCGCGGCCACGGCGGGAGGCGACGGCACGGTCAGGCTGTGGAACGCCACGATTCGCGAGCAGTCGGGCGGCCGGCTCCGCTTCGCCGCCGATCAGGTCGCCTTCCCCGACGACGACACGCTCGCGGCGCTCGGCGGCGGGCGCGTCGCCTTCTGGGACGTCGCGAGCCGCCGTGCGGAGGGGACGCTCACGATCCCCGAATCCGGCTTCGCGCGGATGAGCCGGGACGGCTCGGTCCTCGCCGTGCTCATGGCCCCCGGCCTCCTGTTCGCCGGCGACCGGGTGTTCGGTACCGAGGTGGCCCTCTGGGATCTGCGCACACGCAAGCCGCTCGGCCGGGTCGACGCGCCCGACGGCGTCCTGCTCTCCCCGACCTTCACCGCGGACGGCGGCGCGCTGATCGGCCGTGACGAGAGGTCCCGGATCGTCCTCTGGCGGATCCGCGACCGCGGCCTCACGAGGACCGAGATCCGTGCCGCCGACCGCATGGCGGTCGGTCCCGACGGCACGCCGATCGTGACGATGCCCGATGCCGCGATCCATCTGATGGATCCGGACTCCGGCGAGGTCACCGCGGAATTCCCGGATCCGGACGGGTCACTCTCCCAGGACGCCGCCTTCACCCAGGACGGCACCTTCATGATCACTTCGGGCGTCGGCCCGCCCACCGTCTGGCGTCTCAAGCCCGACCCCTCGCCCCCGTCCGACAGCGCCCTCGTGGCCTTCGCCTGCACGGTCGGCGGCGCCATGACGCCCGACGACTGGGCCGGTTTCGCGCCGGACGCCGACCGCACCCTGGGAGCCGACGCGTGCGCCTGA